The Bombus pascuorum chromosome 11, iyBomPasc1.1, whole genome shotgun sequence genome includes the window CACTCGTTTCGAGTCGATAGGTCCACTTCGGCTGGCTTGGGAAGCAGTCGACATGGTCCAGCAACTTCCTCTCCCACCTCAAACCCAACTCCCCCACCCTCTCGTTGCTCTTATACCCTTCGGTCCGAGACATCATCTCCGTATCCGGAAACAGGGCAGCACCGTTGCAAGTTTTCATAGATGCAACTCTCTCCATCCCTCTCACTCTCCCTCCCGCccctctctctcactctctctctctctctctttctcacgaTTAATAAAAACTGCCGATCTAACTGGTTTTAAAAGAGACTCTTCAAGACGAAGGGATCCGGACATGGGAAAGAAACGGCTGGACATTGGACGTGTCGCGATAAGCAAACCatcaaattgaatttttaatgaaaaaatgttcgTGTTTACGACGAGTGGCGATTGTGGTAGGTATTATGGACCGATGAAAAACGTGCGACGTGGGAAAGTATTATTCCGTTAAATAAGCAACTAGAGAAATGGCAAGAAAGAAACGAGGCATGTGACGTAAAAGAGTAACTCGTGGGAATTTCGCCATATGCTCTAGCACGGTAAGTGGAAAACGCGAAGTTTGCTTAACCCTAAAAGCCTTCAGTTTACGAGAAGCTATACAATTCCCTAAACTTTCATCAAAAGTAACCATACGACAAATAGCAGAGAAAACAGTTCAAGgaatctatttatataaaaggGAATAATTGTTAAACACGCAAACAACgatgataaaatatacaaaatgtttcaGTTATATCGATACAcattgaaaaaaaggaaaaaaggacaTATCGGAAATAGTTGGATGGAACGATGAAATTCGTAGACggaatacattttttcatttcaatgatACCGGTcggtattttaataaagatcGAATTACTAACGGATCAACAATTTACCTGCCATTGGGAAATGAATATTATCGAtgtaaaaaaatgagaaacacATTGAAAATGGTATTACAAGCAGTTCGagcgaataattaaatatgctGCTCGAATACTTTTGGGTGAAACAAATCACTGAAATTCCAATGGAGAATAAAATGCATTTAGTATTGGAAGGTTGAAATGGAAATGGATCGTCCCGATGGACGAAACGCTTTTTATTCTGGCGTGCACAGGCAGACGCggcgaaattttatttaatggtTCTCATATGTTGAACgggttcctttttgaaacaaTGGTTCTGATGTAATCGAGGAAAATCCTCACGCTCACGCCAGGTTTCcagtattattaaaatcattatttctGCCTCTTGGTATTCGCATGGAAATAAATAGGATGCATGCTGCGAGTATGGTAGAGGAGGGGCTCGTATTATttgagagggagagagagagagaaaaaaaaagagagacgaAGAAAATGGACTTACGTATACACCAGCCAACTCTGCGAATGTGTAGGAACGAATAAGCggaaatatgtattatgttCAAAGTGAGAGAAGGGACGAACAGGTCAACGAAGATTGAAAGATCATGAAACCGGGTAAGAGAAAGACAAACGTTATGACGTTACTATACGCAAGCTGAAACCGTTCACTCGAGAAGTTTGTAACAGTTACGTTTTTCTACGATTACTTGTTCCTCGTTCTACGCATATCGTACTTCAAATTTAACGCGACACTATCGTCGCAAAGAAAATGGTCACCTGAAGGTCTGTCTTCCAGAAAGGAATGATATTTTCCGGAAGTTTCGTGaaagcgaataaaatatacagcGCGACAGGAGCTTTATATGCGCTCGTAGcagaaaaattcttcttttcaaaGCCGATACGGACATGATTCTCAgccgataaaatatttaaaaaatatcggtCTCTCAACCGACGAGATAGTATTTAACTCAACAACAAATAATTGGCGTgattgttctattataaaatcaaatttatatgGATTCTCGTTGTAGTCTAAGATTTCAAAcgaattaatcatttttaaagatCTTAAGAATTTCGTAAGTATCTGCAAACGTAGTATATCAGCAAATATAACTAATGACAGTTTTGAAATATCAAACACGTCATTTAGAAAGGCCGATTCGATCGAATGGCTGTGTGCCACTCTAAACACTGCTATACCGGATTAAAATTTCGAGATTAGTATTCTAAATGTATGGAAAGATGACATAAATAATTCACGATATACAGTGTAACTGAGTTAATTAAGCGCTATTTCTCTACAACATTAATATTCATAGATTTGGCGAATACCAGTAACAAAGATTTCAGAGACAAATTCGTCAAATTGAACCGCATAATCAATTGCCAATGACTGTCGGCTATTAAACATATTCAATGAAGTAGCGATTGACAAGGGACGTATTCTGTGATCGACAGGAATTGAGCGACGCGGCGCATTTCACCAACCGTGAGGTTCAGCAAAATTAATCACACCACATCGTTTCCACGATTGATGGTCGCAGCACCCAACTCAAAAACCAAAGGCGTGTGAATATTCAGGGACCACGGCCtgatttctattttgttggCGTACCGATCGGTGttgttcgaaataaataacgcGGAATACATCATCCCTAGTATACGTGTCATACTAGCCGTTTGCCCTCGTCACAAATAGAACCCCGGGGAATTACGCCACCAAGATCTGCGAGATGGGTTGGGCTGACGCGGTAATACTGGTTATCATCGCGCTGATTGCACCCATACCTATCCCACGCCGCCATTGCTGCTGCATCCAACGACTATCTTCCACTGGAACCTGCATCTGACCTGATATATTTCCATCCGAGCTATTCATTACGTCTATCCACCACCAATCGTTCCTTTCacgatatatcgatatacgaaAATTGTCAAACACCCCACCGTAGCTTAAGGATTCACCTCAGCCCAGTTTTATGACAAATCTTTTCCTAATCCTGTTTGTCCACCCGGATATTAATTCAGATTCTTTGTTATAAGCTTCGTCGATATCCGGAAAGGAACGGTGAATTTGCTGACTGGATGAATTATTGAACGTAGAGCTGTATCGTTTAAATTGATCTACAAGCGATAAAGTAACTCGAACGTAAGAATTTAACTTGGaaagtttttatattttcatggaaaataaacgattacGTGGAAAATGTACCTTCGATAAATTCTTGTTTTGTTATGTGTTAATAAGAATTTTACTCCTTTTAAGAACTTAAGGAATCGTAGCTACTCGTTATACAAGTTAAACTATACAAAAACTTCCATTATAGTCTTCAACGGTGTTGCAAAGAATAGTCAGGAACCTGTTACATTATCGTAATAAGTTGTACGCAGTAATAGGagatattatgtaaaatgcatatacgttatttattaaCCATTTCAATTAACGTGTTTTCTTGATTTCAAGTAACTACAACATACATTACATATTCCACGAATTTActgtttaaacgaaataaggAAGCCGATACTCCGAGAGTCACATCTTAAAATAAACTCAGGTAAATCTCACTCGATATCTTCGCAAACAAAAGTTAAAACGTCAATGGGCATTACGTAACGACAGCGCGTAAATAAATATGCACGCCCGCGTTAACGCGCCAACGTTCCAAGATAGATATACATGTACTTACGATTACCAAACCGTGATACCATTGGTACGTGTGTGTGGTGGGGAACGTTGTGGAAAAAAGGTGGAAAGGAAACGGCAACAAAAAGTTGCGGCTGCACCGTTATTTGCGCTCGTAAACATGACTCGGCGCGCTTGCACGCCGGTGCGCTCGCAGCAAAGGTAACGAATGGGAGAAGTCGAAACGACCACACCTTCCTCCGAAATGCGCTCTCAAACCTCGTTCGTACTCCCTGTCagcttttctctctctctctctctctctcgcgcgctctctctctctctctctctctctcactctcccTCTCCTTCTCTCAAAAGAGAGAGTACGCTTATATACCTACGTACGTGTTTACGCTGTGAACGCGCCTCGCCAAGCGGAACTAACGATAACGAACGGTTACGAATGTAAGGGACCAGTTTGCAAAGCAAACGACATTTCAACCGAACGCTGCGTACTACTCgtggaagaaaagagaaaaacagatGAAACGAGGTGGTAAGGGTAGAACAGATGGATAGGAAGGTAGATAGGCAAACAACGCGAAGCGATGGCATATAAGCCGAGAGCGTGCCCAGTGCCCAGAGATGTCTCCATGTCGCGCTCAAGGAACGGTTAGCATTGTCTCTCACGATTTACGTACATTTTCACTTTGGAGCGATAAATCGGGAAATCCCAGCATATCGGCAAATTGCAAAGGTTTAAGGTGAATCTGTTCCGTATACGTTAAACTTTTACTCGAACTGTTGCTTTTTATGGACTCGAAGTCACGAGTCTTTTAAACATCTTTACATTTACCGAACTAAATTGCTAAACCATTAGGTCTTATTAGCgcacaatttcataaatatatatttcgaacTTTCACTCGATATATTTAAACGTAAGCAAGAAACATTGATAACCTCgtttagtatattttatatcgtcaAGTTACTCTTTTAAACGAGTCTTTTAAACATCTTTACATTTACCGAACTAAATTGCTAAACCATTAGGTCTTATTAGCGcacaatttcatataaatatctatttcgAACTTTCACTCGATATATTTAAACGTAAGCAAGAAACATTGATAACCTCGcttagtatattttatatcgtcaAGTTACTCTTTTAAACGAGTCTTTTAAACATCTTTACATTTACCGAACTAAATTGCTAAACTATTAGGTCTTATTAGCgcacaatttcataaatatctattttgaACTTTCACTCGATATATTTAAACGTAAGCAAGAAACATTGATAACCTCgtttagtatattttatatcgtcaAGTTACTCTTATTCTAGCGTATATTTCCTCTCTTGTGATGGCCATTGAATAAAAGAACTAAATATTCTTActtaatataattacgtaatatgacgACTTTCCCTAACATGGTATGTTACGTCGAACATTCCGGTCAGTAGACTTTATCGGTTTTACTTTCTAGTCCATTGCCTCCATAATACTATCTTTACGTATCTACTATACCAAGCATGATGTAGTAAGGCCGTAAAACCGTCGAAGTAATCATGCTTCGAATGCTAAGACAAAGGAACTGACGTAATAATTGGGGTACGTAAAGACTGAAAATCTCTGTAAAGATTGGCCGAAAGAATGTTTAATGCAGAAATAACTaactgtatatataatataacatattttgtattaaaaattgaaattaagaatgtaatttttacagTTCTAAACCGACTTAAACCTTAAGAGGctcgataatttaatatatataatactgtatatataatataacatattttgtattaaaaattgaaattaagaatgtaatttttacagTTCTAAACTGACTTAAACCTTAAGAGGctcgataatttaatttaccatCTCGTTACATCGTTGATACGAAAActataaagatataaagagAGCTGGAGGGTAAACTGAAGATGTAACGATTTCGACGTTGAAATTGTTTGCAATCGGGTAGAGACTGCGACGATAGTCGGAGGAGCAAACTTCGGTTTGAGTTAATGACGAAATAGTGAGCAGGATGTAGCAGTTGGTTTATGGGGATCTTGCGGTGACCTGGTTCTGAGTGGTCAGTGGTGCCTGGGCCAGCCGTATCGTCCACTTGGATCGTAACTAGCGACGGTAACAACGGCAATACGGCAACAGCAGTGCAGAAGCAATGTTCGCGTCCTCGTAGCCGTTAGCGTCGACGCAACGTCCAGCCTAGTAGACAGTATTTGGTGGTCCAGGTTCCGAGCAACGGGCGCATCTGCATCGAACGGAGACAGGATAGTAAATTACACGTTGACTAGAGCTGACAACCGCAATGCGTGCCACACACTGGCATGCATGGGCTTCTGCACGGGATGCCGTGTGTTTATGCGAACGGTGAGTCCAGCACTGTCAAGCCGTCTAGGCCGCTCGGTGAATTATAGATGAGCTCCCTTAATAAAGACACCAGAGATGCCCGAAATTCTCCCGACGTTCCATCGCCGCAGAAACCCAACGTTCCTTCGAATTACAAGCGGATACCACGTgagttcgttcgttcgttcgtttgctTGCTCGCTCACTGAACGGCTGCGTGAAAGAACGCGAGTGCCCGTGCTTCGTGCCTGTGCTCGGGCGTGAATAGCTCCACCGCTTCTCAGCTTGACTTTTCTCCGGTGCAATGTGTGTGGCTTGTTCGTTCGAAACACAAGAAGCAGCGGAGAATTCAGAGAAAAACAAAGTAATTTACCGTGGCCGACGGAAAAGCTGTGACTATGAAATACACGGTTAATTTCGCgattaaagtttaaaatttcattcccgACTTGCGATACGTTTAGCGCCCGGCTATGCACCTCTTCCGtgttctttttcatttaatttgaaaacatTCCTTTGCAAGAAAGTGGACCTTACTTCAGTGAATTCTTTAATTGCtcgcgatgaaatttttatgcaacAACATGCGATCGTTCACAGGTTAGCACTTCCCCGGCATTACGTGcgaataaattcttttcgcgCTTTCCGcgatcgtttcttcgtttcttttttccgaGAAATAAACGGTACACGAGTTCACCGTATTGGTCGTAAAGAGATTCTAAAGCGTGGCATCCTTTTCTTTCCTGGAAACTCGATCCCAGACTGTCTAGCGACCGGTAGTCGTGGTCACACTAACAGTGATTGGAGTGTACGCGTGAGTATCAGTGCCAAACACTGGTAGTTATGTATATTAGGGGTAGTAAAACtgatgtaaatttatttcgaaattccgCGGTACTCTCGTAAACTTGTTTTAAAACTACCCTCGTAAAACGATTTGAGTCCTTTTCTCCGTGCACCGTAGACGCGTTCGCGGCGAGACTTTACCGTCAAACGCCTATCACCTCTTAAGTAATTCCACGTCTTACCCTTAAGGTAACGAGTTTGATCGTGAAAACGTGCTCTTGCATGGATCGTTCGATGCGAACGTTATACCTCTCTTTTTAGCTCGAGtctcgatattttataatacctGGATATCGCGATGAACTTATCGAGCCACGGTATAGATTTCCTCTACTTTatgaaaatacgtaaaaaggATGTTACGAAGAGATCGGGAGGCGTATTGTGTTTTTACGAAGGTTATCATAAGTCAGGCGTTTTGCACCGTCATTTATTAACGAAATCgaggaaagataaaaaaaggagTTTCGCAAACGCTTTCGACGCGAACGTTCTTTCTGGAACGGCCTCGGGGTCGAGCCAGATCGGTTATCAACGGCAAAGCGAGCGAAGGTGCAGGTTTTCCACCATACGTGTCGGAGTAGGCCGATGTCGGGGTCGGAAAGGGAGGAATCGAAGGGGAACGAAAATTTAAGGGCAGCCATATATTATCGCGACGAAGGGGTTGTCTGAGGTTAACTGCCAGAGCTTCGCAAGGGGTGTGGGATCGGGTAGTGTTGAGGGGAGCTAGAGAGGCGAAGCTGTGCCATGAATATGCCGCCATTAGTCACACGCCGAACTGCGCCGTAGAAAGAGAAGTAGGTGACACGAATTTCCCGGCATTGCGCGCCCTATTGGTATCCCAAGGGTGCCGCGGCAGTAACGCGAACAATTCCTCGTGAATGCGCATTTATCTCAACCAATCTCCTCCCTCCGCCTTTTGCGCCTCCGTCTCCTGCTTCGAGCTTGTGATACCCAAAAGGCTGATAAAACTTCCTGAATTCGCCGCGCCGCCGAGAAAAAGGCATCGTATCGATTTTCTTGTCCAGAAAAACTTGCGGCCGTATCACTCACCGCACACCTCTCTGTCTCCGTCGCGTTGCGCTCGTGCCGCGACCAGCTGACTATACTATCGAAACATTCAGCTTTCTAGTGACGCTCTGTCATGGACAGGCCTCGTTACATCTCAAAAGGCAGCGATGAAACGGTTAACTAAATTGCTACACACTAACTGTCATTCGCAGAATCCCTCTCCTACACTCGTGGCTTACTCTCTCTTCGAGCTAGTTGAATAATCCCCGATGTCTAGACATTCCTGATCTTTCACGAGAAAAAAGTAATCATTATCGAAAAGTTAACAGAAGCAGCTGTCTCGCTTATGCAAAACAATTGACAGTTGTTAGATTCtgaaagtttattttatatataaaaaaaaaaaatactgtACGATACGCATTAATTGGCCGATAATTGTATAAgagaatgtataaatatatcactGTCGCATAATGTATACACGTGAGAGAAATAAATGAtctttttcgaataaaaattttacttatatGTTCCCTATTTATGATTAAGTTACATTACAGAAGAGAAACACACTTTATCGCTCGTATGATTTTGCGATCATACGAAAGGATACGTGGGTAGGATCTGGTGAATTGAATTTGATTGGGATAATGCAATTTATTCGATTCATATCCGGTGCCAGAAGTTGGTATCCGGAAATCTGTGTTTTATGCCAGAAGGCTCGCAATTCGTCCCTCGGATAATATCATCGACTTTCCCTCTGATTATACGGAAATTCGTTTCAGTAGGTTTCAGTGTCATGTTTATCGTCTTTTGTAACCTGTTTGTGTTGAACCACAACTCTTCTTCACCCTGTCTGTTTCTAATTACTTTAATGCCACTCACGTACTGCAGCGTCTCCTCATCTTGAGCAATTACCACGACGTTTTCCGGTGTAAATGGTTTCTCAATGTTCCAACAAGCGACTGCCGTTAATTGGActaattggaaaaatattacgcCTCTTCGCGACGTTGCTTGAACACCCGCTTGGCTTGCTCTCTTATAATTCGATTCGAACACTATTGGTTCGTTGTATTTACTTTGCTTTAAAGAGTAGGTACTCGTAAACTTTTGCCGATAGCTGGCCAACGAATTGAAGTAAAGGTACCTGAAAATTGTATGCTGTGTGACGAATTTCTGTTGAATGTAAAACAAGCATCGGACATaatttttgacaatttttcatcgacTTCCATTTATCTGTATATTCCTATTTTCCTTGTTCTTCGATCAACTCACGTTGAGTTAAggaatagaatatatattgcatagtgttttaatagaattaattttccgAGATTACTTTAAATGTTTGTGAAACTTGTTCTAGAACATGAATAATAAGAGTGATACCTTTCGTCGAAAAATCCAATTGGTGACAATGACATTCCGAGAGTACCATCCGTTAAATCGAACGATTCTCCAGCGATCGTAATGTTCATGGCATCGTCATCCGGACCAAAAGCATTGCCGCGCGTGTTGTTTACTCGCCATGAATAATCGTGATATAAGTCATAAATCAGTAGGCCATTTTGATCCACATCCGCCACGTAGAGATAAGTATCGAAACATGTTTTTCCGACATCGACGATTGGCGTAACTAATGCTGCCTTCCCGTGCAGCACTTGATCATCCGGAACCACGTATTTATGGACCAACTGATCGTTCGCAAGATCGAAGATCAATATTTTCGAAGGACAAACAGCATTTCCTCTGATGCGACCAGTATCCACAACCCACAAACGATTGCATTCGTCTATCTGTACAGTGATTTCGTTGCTACCTTTAATATAACCTTCCACGACTTTTAACGCGTTGAGTTGCGATTAATTCTAATGATAAGCATATCTTAAAatcgtattaataaaattataaaataaaatggaagtAATTCCCGTAGTTGAATATTCCAACGTGTAAATTTGCTATACGTTTACTACTTTCACGTCTACATTAACataatgatatacatattttcatttaatatttatgcgTGTGTACGATCTTATTTACAATCTTTTTTGATTTGAAAGATTACATAGGAAAAAACACATCTCCGGTTATGcatgtaaaataaacattttattgcatttatcATCTGatcatgaaatatttatagaagtaTGTTAAACGTCGTGTATAACTTTTAatcgtagaatattttaaacgcgTTCGTTTATAAgtaatttatgcaaatttttctattatcctCACGAATTGCCAAATTTTTAACGCCCTACCAaacttgtaattattaatatcgtcaaaagaaaattctatttcgtatCACTTAATGGAGTTACAATGCCatacaaaaatttctatgcatttattttgtgattttcCATATAATTCTCAAACGTAGACATTACTAAATTTAACTGCTTAGAAATCTTTATATGCCACCCCATATctctacaaaatttaaataaatttataaatttattattaattaataaattttattttaattaataaatttatcataagAAGAGCtgtttgaattatttcagCGTACGCAATAACTCAACGGACAATTTTGAGAGAAGTAAAGGCTTCTACCAAGAGTTGTTCATCGAAGAATTTTCGtctgaatttattaaaataccatTTCACTGGTAAACCTGAAAACCTTTGCAGCAATTACACTTATCATGATATTTACCGCCAACCTATACACAGATATTATGCTGTCACAACTGTATGGCGTGTGCCAGGTCCAATCAGGATACGGGATCAGTAAAGGACCACCGAAACCAGAGGCAGTCGTTACCAACGACAAGCTAATCGGTACACCATCCAACCACTGAGGACTTGTTACGAACACACGACCATATCTATCGATGTCCACATCCTGGGTAAACGCGTTACCCAGCGTTTGATTTCTTCCCGTCAAATGAACATTCGGCCAGGTCCAATCCAAATATTTCCATTGAAAAGCAACTTCTAGTTCTCCGCCT containing:
- the LOC132911693 gene encoding protein yellow-like, whose product is MVRLLSFILILGFLYCATGGELEVAFQWKYLDWTWPNVHLTGRNQTLGNAFTQDVDIDRYGRVFVTSPQWLDGVPISLSLVTTASGFGGPLLIPYPDWTWHTPYSCDSIISVYRLAIDECNRLWVVDTGRIRGNAVCPSKILIFDLANDQLVHKYVVPDDQVLHGKAALVTPIVDVGKTCFDTYLYVADVDQNGLLIYDLYHDYSWRVNNTRGNAFGPDDDAMNITIAGESFDLTDGTLGMSLSPIGFFDERYLYFNSLASYRQKFTSTYSLKQSKYNEPIVFESNYKRASQAGVQATSRRGVIFFQLVQLTAVACWNIEKPFTPENVVVIAQDEETLQYVSGIKVIRNRQGEEELWFNTNRLQKTINMTLKPTETNFRIIRGKVDDIIRGTNCEPSGIKHRFPDTNFWHRI